The Sandaracinus amylolyticus genomic interval GCGCCGGTACGCGTGCGCCGCCTGCGCGTGCTCCTGGAGCGCGTCCTCGTAGATCGCGCCCACCTTGAGCAGGTACGTGATCGCGCGCTCCTTCTCGGACGCTTCGTCCACCGCGCGCGCATAGAGATCCACGAGCTCGCGCCAGCGCCCCGCCTCCGCGAACAACCGCGTGAGCGCCTTGAACGACGGCGGATACCCCGGCTGCATCGAGAGCGCGCGCGCGTGGTGCTCGATCGCCTGATCGGGCTGACCGAGGTGCACCTCGAGGATCTCGGCGACCCGCGCGTGCGCCGCGGCGCGACGACGCGGCTCGTCCGCGTGATCCGCCTCGCCGAGGTGCATGCGCACCAGGCGCTCCCAGTCGCCGCTGCGCGTGTAGAGCTTCCCGAGCGCTTGCAGCGTCGGCAGGTGCGTCGGACCGATCGCGAGCGCCGCCTCGTACGCCACGAGCGCGCCCGGCGCATCGCCGAGCTTCTCCTCGCGCAGCTGTCCCACGCGCGCGAGCAGCGTCACGCGCGCCGCGCCCTCGCGCGTCGTGTCGACGAGCTGCTCGAGCACGCGCACCAGCGGGTCCCACTTCTCCGCGGCCTCGTAGAGCCGCGCCATCTCCTCGAGCACGAGCGGCTCGTCGGGCGACTCGCGCGACGCGCGCTCCAGCGCGGTCAGCGCCTCGTCGCGGTTCCCGAGGCGCTCCGCGTGCAGCCGCGCGATGCGATAGAGCGCCATCGTGCGCACGCCGCGATCGCCGCTCTGCTCGGCCTCGCGCTCGAGCACCGCGATCAGATCGCGCCATCGCCGCTGCGCGTGGTGCAGCCGCTTGAGCGCCTCGAGCGCGCCCGCGACCTCGGGATCGAGACGCAGCGCGGTCTCGTAGAGCTCGATCGCCGCGTCGACCTCGCGCTGTCGCGACTCGAGCAGTCGCGCGCGCTGGACGATGAGCGCCGCGCGATGCCGCGGATCACCGGCGACCGTGTTCGCGATGCGCTCGTACGTGCGCGCGAGCTCGCTCCACGCGCCCGCGTCCGCGTCGCACTGCTCGAGCGCTTTCAGGATCACCGGCGCGCCGCGGTCGAGCTCACCGGCGATCGCGTACTCGCGACGCGCCTCGCCGCGCTGCCCGAGCACGTCCTCGAGCAATCGCCCCTTCGCGTAGAGCAGCGCCGCCTTCGCGTGCGGATCGCTGGTGATGCGCGCCTCCGCGTCGAAGAGCGGCAGCGCCATCTGGAAGTTCTTGCGCGCGATCATCACGCGCCGCGCGCCGCGCAGCGTCGGCACGTGCTCGGGCGCGCGCGAGAGCGCCTCCTGGTAGTGCGCCGCCGCACGCCGCAGGTCCTGCAGCTGCACCTCGGCGATGCGCCCGATCTCGTAATGAATTCGCGCTTGTCGGAGCGGGTCGGTGCTCGCTGCGAGCTCGCGCTCCCAGGACTCGATCGTGCGCCGCGCGTCGTCGCTCGCCGCGTCGGTCGGGACCGCGGGATCGCTCCCGGGCGACGAGAGGCGCGGGGGCGCCGGGATCGGCCGCTCGGGCGTCGTCGAGCGGGCGCGAGGCGCCGCGATCGGAGGCGGGATCGACGCCGGTCGGCGCGGCACACCGAGCGCCGGCGAGGGCGGGCGCAGCGTGCCGAGGCCCGGCGAGGTCGTCGGCGCGCCGATGCCGCCGCTCAGCGTCTGCTTCGTCGTCGCGGCAGGCGGCGGGATGGACGGCTTCTTCGGCACGCCCGCGCCAGGCGTGGCCGCCGGAGGCCGCGCCTGGACGCGCGGGGCCGAGAACGCGGCGGTGCCTTCGCGCGCCGGCTTCGGCTTCGCCGCGGGCGCGGGGATCGGTCCGCCCGTCGTCACCGCGTGCGCGAGCTCGGCGTCGAGATCGGACAGCAGGCTCTCGACCGACGCGCTCGCCTCGGGCCGCTGCAGCGTGCCGTCGGGCCGCGACTCCACCCGTGCCGTCCCCGCGCGCAGCGCAGGCTGCTGCTTGGGCTGCGGCTGCTCCTCGACGTCGTCGAGCAGCACCTCCATCGTGGAGTCGGACCGCTCCTTCTTGGGCCCGCTCGAGCCCGGGGGCGGGGCTTACTGCGATCGTGACCGGCCATCGGGTGCTGGAGATGATGCCCCAGCGCGCGTTCGGACCACCATCGCTTTCTCGCCGCAGCGCCGCGCGGGCCTCCGGCGCGAGCACGCCTGGTCACGAATGGGCTCGCCGCTCCGTTGCCTCCCGTCCGCGCGCTCGCGTGCGGGGTCTTTGGGGCGAGCACTCTGTTGGGCGCGACGAAACGCGGAAGCGCGCAGACCGTGACCGGCCTGCGCGCTCCCTTCGGACCCCTTCGACGTTCGTTCGCGATCAGGCCACGAGGTCGAGCTCGAGGCCCTCGAGGCGCTGCTTCAGCTTCTGCTTCGCGCGCGCCTCGAGCTGACGTGCACGCTCGCGCGACACGCCCAGCTTGCGACCGATCGCCGCCAGCGAGACTTCCTTCTCGCCCATGTAGCGCTGCTCGACGATGTAGCGCTCGCGCTGATCGAGCTGACCGAGGGCGCTCGCGAGGCGCTCCTTGATCTCGCTCTCGCGCTCGCTCTCCGAGAGCGCCGTCTCCTGGTCCTGCTCGCTGCCCTCGAGGGTGTCGAGCATCGTCACGCCCGAGTCCGGATAGATGGTCGTGTCGAGCGAGACGTCGCGCGCGTCGAGACGGCGCAGCATCTCCTCCATCTTCTCCGGGGTCGTCTCGAAGCGCGCCGCGAGGATCTCGTTGCGCTCCGTCGGGTCGTTCGCCAGGTTCGCCACCCGCGCGCGCTCGCGGCGCAGGCGGAAGAAGAGCTTGCTGCGCAGCGGGCCCGAGCCCGCGCCCACCATGCTCGAGGAGCGGACCACCAGGTCCAGCACCAGCGCGCGGATCCAGTACCCGGCGTAGGTGACGAACCGGGTGCCGCGCTCGGCGTCGAACTTCTGCGCCGCGATCATCAGACCGAGGTTGCCCTCGGCGATCAGGTCGGCGAGGCGGAGCCCATAGCGCCGGTACTGCAGCGCCACGGCCACCACGAACCGGAGGTTCGCCTCGACCAACTTGTCCATCGCGACCGCGTCACCCTTGGCAGCGCGCACCGCGAGGTCGTGCTCGTCCTCTCGGGAGAGCGGGGGAATGCTTCGAACCCTCTCGATGTAACGGGAGAGGGCGCCGTCGTGCTCGTATGCCGCCATTGACCGTGCTCCGTTTGGTCAACGTTACGTAACGTCACCTGAGAGCTCGGTCAACCCGGATGGGGCGTCTTCACACAAGTTCACGAAGGGTGTCGATCGCTGCCTCGCCCCAAGCTTGGGGCGGATCCTGCGGCGGCGGAAGGCCCGAAGCATGACGTTTCGTAGTGTTCTCTCGACGGGACGGAAACGAAAACGCCCGCCGCGAGGTCGCGACGGGCGTTCGGGGATCGCGCGATCGTTCGGATCGCGAAGAGCGCGAGATCAGGCGCTGAAGCTCGAGCCGCAGCCGCAGGTGCTCTTCGCGTTCGGGTTCACGAACTTGAAGCCCGCACCGTGGAGGCCCTCGACGTAGTCGATCTCGACGCCCTCGAGGTACTGGAAGGACATCATGTCGACGTAGAGCTTGATGCCCGCCGACTCGAAGGTCTGGTCGAGGTCGGTCGTCTCGTCCTCGAAGAAGAGGTCGTAGCTGAAGCCGGAGCACCCACCGCCGATGACGCGGACGCGCAGACCCTGCTCGCCCAGCCCTTCGGCATCGCGGATCTCCCTGACCTTCTCCGCCGCCTTCTCCGTGAGGTTGATCATGTTCGGACCACGCTCCTTACGCTGTTGCTGCCAGCGACGCGCGGCACTGCTCCTTGCCGCTGATACGCGGCGAGTATAGGGATGCCGTTACGGAACCGCCAGGTGAGCCGAGCTGAGGATCTCGAAGGGCGCGTGGCGCTCGTCACGGGCGGCGGACGTCGCGTCGGGGCCGCGATCGCGAGGGCGCTCGGGCGTGCGGGCGCGAGCGTCGCCGTGCACCACCACGGCTCGGCGGAGGGCGCGATCGCGGTGCGCGACGAGCTGCGCGCCAGCGGGCGTGAGGCCGAGACGTTCCGCGCCGATCTCGGCGATCCGCGCGCGTGCGAGTCGCTGATCGACGACGTGATCGCGCGCTTCGGCCGGATCGATCATCTGATCGCGAGCGCCGCCATCTTCGAGCGCGTCGAGCTCGGGGCGATCACGAGCGACGACTGGGATCGGACGATCGCGCTCAACGTCCGCGCGCCCATGTTGCTCTCGCAGAAGGCCGCGCCGGCGCTACGCGAGGCGCGCGGATCGATCGTGATCATCACGTGCACCAGCGCGACCGCGCCGTACCGCAACTTCCTGCCGTACGTGGTGAGCAAGGGCGCGGCGAAGCAGCTGATGCGCACGCTCGCGCTCGAGCTCGCGCCCGAGGTGCGCGTGAACGCCGTCGCGCCGGGGACCGTGCTGCCGCCGGAGTCGATGGACGATGACGAGAAGCGCGTGCTCGCGGAGCGCACGTTGTTGCAGCGGCTGGGCAGCGCCGAGGACGTCGCGGACGCGGTGCTCTATCTCGTGCGCGCGGGGTTCGTGACGGGGCAGGAGATCCTCGTCGACGGCGGCGTCGCGATGACCGGTCGTCCTTCGGGCGAGGGATGATGGCGCGCGAGATCCGTCCGCTGCCGGCGTGGATCGCGCTGCTCGTCTCGCTGTGCGTGCACGTCGCGTTGATGGTCGGCTTCTGGCTCGGCGGCGGGAGCTTGTTCGCGGGAGGCGAGGGCGGTTGGCTCGGCGCCGGCGGGGAGACGCTGGAGATCACGATCGCCGGGTGGGATGGCTCGCGTGCCGAGGACGCGGAGGAAGAGCGCGAGCCCGCGCCCGCCGAGCCTCCGCCCGAGACGATGCTCACCGCCGAGGATCCCGCGCCGACCGCGCCCCGCGAGCCTGCACGCGACCGGCGCACGATCACGCCGGAGCGAAGGACCGAGGAGGTGGCGCGCGAGGGCGGATCCGGAGGCGAGCGCGCGACTCCCGAGGAGCCGCCGATCGCCGCGCGCGACGGAGCGGAGCAGGAGCAGACCGGGCGCGCAGCGGGTGATGATCGCGCGGCGGCGGTGATCCTGGGCAGCGTCGGGCTCGGCGGGCCTTCGTCGGGCGCGCGCTCGTTGCTGGAGGACGCGCTGCGATGCCCCGATCCGGTCGCGGGCGTGTGGACCTCGCATCGGTACAGCCCGGCGCGTCGCAACTGGGGGCGGATGACGCTGCGCATCCAGCGCGAGGGCGACGAGCTGCGCGGCACGATCACGTCGCGCATCTGGAGCGGGCTGCCGAGCGATCGACGTCCGCTGCCGTGCGCGCCCGGACGCTACGACGTGACGGTGCGCATGCCCGCGCGTGGTCGGGTGAACGGCGACCGGTTCACGTTCGGATCGAGCTCCTACGAGGTCGCGCGCATGGACTGTCCGTGGGAGGACTCGATCTACTACCCGGACAGCTTCAGCGGGCGCGTGGACGCGACGCGCGAAGAGCTCGACGCCACGAACAACGACGGGTTCGTCGAGATCAACGCGCCCTACACGTTCCGCCGCATCTCCTGCGAGTAGCGCGCGCCGAGCATCGCGCAGAGCGACTCGAGCGCCTCGCGATCGAGCTCGTCGAACGCAGCGGGCGCGTTCGAGTCCACGTCGAGCACCGCGAGGACGCGACCGTCCGGCGCGAGCACCGGGACGACGATCTCGGAGAGCGTCGTCGAGCTGCACGCGATGTGATCGGGGAACGCGTGCACGTCGGGCACGAGCTGCGTCTCGCGGGTGCGCGCCGCCGCGCCGCACACGCCGCGCGAGAACGGGATGCGCAGACACCCGTGCCCGCCCTGGTAGGGGCCGATCACGAGCAGCTCCGGCGAGACCGCGCGATAGAAGCCGGTCCAGTCGTACGACTCGAACGCGTGGTGGAGCTCGCACACGACCGTCGCCATCGCGGCGACCCAGTCGTCCTCGCCGTCGATCAGCGACTCGATCGAGGCGCGCACGCGCGCGTAGGTCGCGCGCTTGTCGTCGGCGCTGGCACGGAGCGGAAGGGCGTCGTGGTGCATCGTCGTGATCTCGTTCAGCCGGTGGTGCGCAGCAAGCCCGCGCGATCGAGGATCTGCGCGGTGAACGTGCGGCGCAGATAGAACGCGCGCGGTGCGGCGAGGAGCGGGGCTCCGTCGAGGCTCGCCGCGCGGACGCGCACCGACGCGTCGCGCGCCTTCGGGCGCAGCTGCAGCGCGCGCCCGTGTCGCGCGGAGATGCCCTCGGGCTCGAGCGCGAACCGCTCCATCAGCTCGGTCCAGTCCTCGCGCAGCACGCGCTCGCTCTCGTCGTCGGGCGACCACAGGAACGCCGAGCCGACCCGCCGCTCCGCGAACGGCGCGTCGATCGCGATCGGGACCCACAGCACGCGCGCGAGCTTGCGGCGCACCGACGAGCGCTCCCAGTCGGGCTCGGGCGTGCGCGGCGTCGCTGCGACGAACGTCGTCTCCGCGGGCATCCCGCGCGCGTCGATCGGCAGCGTCTTGACCTCGATCCCGAGCGCCTCGAAGTCGGGCGCGCTGCGCGCCGTGGTCGTGCGTGGCGCGCCGAGCGCACGCTCGACGAGCGCACCTGCCGCGCCCTTGTGCCGGCGTGGATCGCCGCCTGGGATCGTCGCGAGCGAGCGTGCGATCTCCGCGAGCGTTCGACCCCCGAGCGTGCGCGCTCGCGCCAGGAGCTCGCGCTCGCTCTGGGGCGTCGTCGTCACTGCGCCGTGCCGCGCTCGATCGGATAGCCGTGGTCCATCCAGTAGTGGATGCCCTCGTCGATGATCGCGGTGTGCTCGAAGCCGCGCTGGCGCAGCTCGTCCACGACGTGCCCCGACGCGGCGTGCGGGCACGCGCAGTACGCGAGGATCCACGTGCCGTCGCGCGGGAGGTTCTGCGCCATCTGCTCGATGTCGTAGAACGGGAAGGGCGCTGCGCCCGGGATGTGGCCGTTCGCCCAGTCGCTCGTCGCGCGCGCGTCGAGGATCACCATGCGCCGGCCCTGCTCGAGCGCTTCCTTGACGGCGTCGGCGGGCACGAAGCGGTTCTCGCGCATCGTGAACGCGGGCGCTGCGCCGTCGGGATGGATGATCAGATCCGCGAGGCCGGGCGGCGGATCGCCGCCGGGCTCGACCGGCCGATCGGGCATGTGCTCGAGCGAGCGCACGTACGCGACGAGATCGTCGATCGTCTGCGAGGGAAGCTCCGCGCCGAAGCCCGGCATCGGCGTGCCCTCGCGGCCATGCTCGATCGTGTGGCGGATGAAGCCGTCGCTCGCGGCGCGGTGGAAGTTCGGATGCGAGATGCTCGTCGCGGTCTCGCTGCCCTCGCCGCGCGCGCCGTGGCACTCGACGCAGCGCTGCGCGTACACGGCTGCCCCGCGCTCGATCGAGCCGCTCACGCGCACCTGCGAGACGTCGACCGCGGGCTGCGTCGCGAGGCTGCGCAGATAGCGCACGATCGCGTCGACGGCGCCGTCCGCGAGCGGACCGCCGTGAGCGCGGCCCCACGCGGACATCGGCGTGCCGGGGCGTCCGTCGACGATCGCGGCGCGCAGGAACGCGTCGTCGGCGATCGCGAGGAACGCGGGGTTGCCGATCGCGTTCGCGTGGTCCGCCGCGTAGCCCTGCGCGCGATCGCCGTGGCAGAGCGCGCAGTAGCGCGCGTACGCGGTGCGTCC includes:
- a CDS encoding sigma-70 family RNA polymerase sigma factor; its protein translation is MAAYEHDGALSRYIERVRSIPPLSREDEHDLAVRAAKGDAVAMDKLVEANLRFVVAVALQYRRYGLRLADLIAEGNLGLMIAAQKFDAERGTRFVTYAGYWIRALVLDLVVRSSSMVGAGSGPLRSKLFFRLRRERARVANLANDPTERNEILAARFETTPEKMEEMLRRLDARDVSLDTTIYPDSGVTMLDTLEGSEQDQETALSESERESEIKERLASALGQLDQRERYIVEQRYMGEKEVSLAAIGRKLGVSRERARQLEARAKQKLKQRLEGLELDLVA
- a CDS encoding c-type cytochrome, with product MSIRPAVQHALVALPFVVLAACGGESEPAVPAPPPTPPVASAPAAPPDPELERGRTAYARYCALCHGDRAQGYAADHANAIGNPAFLAIADDAFLRAAIVDGRPGTPMSAWGRAHGGPLADGAVDAIVRYLRSLATQPAVDVSQVRVSGSIERGAAVYAQRCVECHGARGEGSETATSISHPNFHRAASDGFIRHTIEHGREGTPMPGFGAELPSQTIDDLVAYVRSLEHMPDRPVEPGGDPPPGLADLIIHPDGAAPAFTMRENRFVPADAVKEALEQGRRMVILDARATSDWANGHIPGAAPFPFYDIEQMAQNLPRDGTWILAYCACPHAASGHVVDELRQRGFEHTAIIDEGIHYWMDHGYPIERGTAQ
- a CDS encoding SDR family oxidoreductase, whose protein sequence is MSRAEDLEGRVALVTGGGRRVGAAIARALGRAGASVAVHHHGSAEGAIAVRDELRASGREAETFRADLGDPRACESLIDDVIARFGRIDHLIASAAIFERVELGAITSDDWDRTIALNVRAPMLLSQKAAPALREARGSIVIITCTSATAPYRNFLPYVVSKGAAKQLMRTLALELAPEVRVNAVAPGTVLPPESMDDDEKRVLAERTLLQRLGSAEDVADAVLYLVRAGFVTGQEILVDGGVAMTGRPSGEG
- the erpA gene encoding iron-sulfur cluster insertion protein ErpA, which codes for MINLTEKAAEKVREIRDAEGLGEQGLRVRVIGGGCSGFSYDLFFEDETTDLDQTFESAGIKLYVDMMSFQYLEGVEIDYVEGLHGAGFKFVNPNAKSTCGCGSSFSA
- a CDS encoding GAF domain-containing protein encodes the protein MHHDALPLRASADDKRATYARVRASIESLIDGEDDWVAAMATVVCELHHAFESYDWTGFYRAVSPELLVIGPYQGGHGCLRIPFSRGVCGAAARTRETQLVPDVHAFPDHIACSSTTLSEIVVPVLAPDGRVLAVLDVDSNAPAAFDELDREALESLCAMLGARYSQEMRRNV
- a CDS encoding DNA mismatch repair protein MutH is translated as MTTTPQSERELLARARTLGGRTLAEIARSLATIPGGDPRRHKGAAGALVERALGAPRTTTARSAPDFEALGIEVKTLPIDARGMPAETTFVAATPRTPEPDWERSSVRRKLARVLWVPIAIDAPFAERRVGSAFLWSPDDESERVLREDWTELMERFALEPEGISARHGRALQLRPKARDASVRVRAASLDGAPLLAAPRAFYLRRTFTAQILDRAGLLRTTG